A genomic stretch from Hydrogenimonas urashimensis includes:
- the hemJ gene encoding protoporphyrinogen oxidase HemJ: MEYYTWILAFHVMSFMSWMAMLFYQPRLYVYHQEHADNRGFVDVVKIQEGKLYHFIGVPAMWATLLSGGAMIWLNPGLFQSGIWLWVKLVAAALLVAYHFSLGWFMARLQKGECSKSGKFFRAYNEVPTLLMIIIVIMVVIKPV; this comes from the coding sequence TTGGAATATTATACTTGGATACTGGCGTTTCACGTGATGAGTTTCATGAGCTGGATGGCGATGCTTTTCTATCAACCCAGGCTCTATGTCTACCACCAGGAACATGCTGACAACCGGGGATTTGTGGATGTGGTCAAGATACAAGAGGGAAAACTCTACCACTTTATCGGCGTGCCTGCCATGTGGGCGACCCTGCTTAGCGGAGGCGCGATGATCTGGCTCAATCCGGGGCTTTTCCAAAGCGGTATCTGGCTCTGGGTCAAGCTTGTCGCCGCGGCGCTGCTGGTCGCCTACCACTTCTCACTGGGATGGTTCATGGCACGGCTTCAGAAGGGTGAATGCAGCAAAAGCGGAAAGTTTTTCCGGGCGTACAATGAAGTCCCGACACTTCTGATGATCATCATCGTCATCATGGTGGTTATCAAACCTGTGTAA
- the tpx gene encoding thiol peroxidase, protein MATTKLKGNEVKLAGNEVNVGDKAPEVTVVNSEGLADKKVGGAQGKVQLLVVVPSLDTPVCAAETRKFNEKAAQLEGVDTTVISMDLPFAAGRFCSAEGIENLTVASDFRNKDFANAYGVLIAEGPLAGVTARAIFVVDKDGTIVYKQLVPEITEEPNYEEALEAAKAAASK, encoded by the coding sequence ATGGCAACAACCAAACTCAAGGGCAACGAAGTCAAACTGGCGGGCAACGAAGTCAATGTCGGAGACAAAGCTCCGGAAGTGACTGTCGTAAACTCTGAAGGTCTTGCGGACAAGAAAGTCGGCGGCGCACAAGGCAAGGTACAGCTTCTTGTCGTCGTCCCCTCCCTCGACACTCCGGTCTGCGCGGCTGAAACCCGCAAATTCAACGAAAAAGCCGCGCAGCTCGAGGGCGTCGACACGACGGTCATCTCCATGGACCTTCCCTTCGCAGCCGGTCGCTTCTGCTCTGCCGAAGGTATCGAAAACCTGACAGTCGCCTCCGACTTCCGAAACAAAGATTTCGCGAACGCCTACGGTGTGCTCATCGCGGAAGGTCCGCTTGCAGGTGTCACCGCACGCGCCATTTTCGTCGTCGACAAAGACGGCACGATCGTCTACAAGCAGCTCGTACCGGAAATCACCGAAGAGCCGAATTACGAAGAGGCTCTGGAAGCCGCGAAAGCCGCTGCCAGCAAGTAA
- a CDS encoding NAD(P)/FAD-dependent oxidoreductase: protein MDKKILKHSEEVISELMKKEGMSRRDALKLMGLGAGATMLGRAPAMAATDAQAAGSDKKAKIVIVGGGAGGIMAAARLRRAASNAEITVIAPNDIHLYQPGQVFMAAGLYTEEDIKKPNADLMPDGVKWVKDEVKAFDPDNNLVETAQNGKINYDFLVVGTGLQYDYERIEGMSADLVGQKGISSVYLNNPKAGTAKGGVATWEWFKQLRAAAEKASPDNPITAIYTQPDTPIKCGGAPQKILYLSDDFLRGNGPVGGADVHNNVKSYFCKKGTKLFGLPGYNKTLVEEVTPMYGNITDKWNHVLRKIDADKKVATFEHTYQIKGKWDPDLEEYEMTTKTEMVEMPYDFIHVVPPMKAVDAVANSPLGWQKGTAKGWLACDRYTLQHMKYKNVFGIGDILGIPKGKTGGSARHHGPILQDNLIAVMEGKEPTAKFDGYTVCPLKTQYGKIMLAEFNYDGPAPSFPLDPTVPRWIWWAFDLYMLKPMYWQLMMRGLM, encoded by the coding sequence ATGGATAAGAAAATTCTTAAACACAGCGAAGAGGTGATTTCGGAGCTGATGAAGAAGGAGGGCATGAGTCGCCGGGACGCCCTGAAACTGATGGGTCTTGGCGCCGGTGCGACGATGCTCGGGCGTGCCCCGGCCATGGCCGCTACGGATGCACAGGCGGCAGGGAGCGACAAGAAGGCGAAAATAGTTATCGTCGGGGGTGGCGCCGGTGGTATTATGGCGGCCGCCCGTTTGCGAAGAGCCGCTTCCAATGCGGAAATCACGGTGATTGCCCCCAACGACATTCACCTCTATCAGCCGGGTCAGGTTTTCATGGCGGCAGGCCTCTATACGGAAGAGGACATCAAAAAACCCAATGCCGATCTGATGCCCGATGGCGTCAAGTGGGTCAAAGACGAGGTCAAGGCATTCGATCCTGACAACAATCTCGTCGAAACGGCACAGAACGGAAAAATCAACTACGATTTCCTGGTCGTGGGAACGGGTCTGCAGTACGATTACGAAAGAATCGAAGGGATGTCTGCTGACCTGGTGGGCCAGAAAGGAATTTCCAGTGTCTATCTGAACAATCCGAAAGCCGGTACGGCCAAAGGGGGCGTCGCTACATGGGAATGGTTCAAGCAACTGCGCGCGGCGGCGGAGAAAGCGAGTCCGGACAATCCCATCACTGCCATCTACACCCAACCCGATACCCCCATCAAGTGCGGCGGTGCACCACAGAAAATTCTCTATCTCAGTGACGACTTCCTTCGCGGCAACGGTCCGGTCGGAGGTGCGGATGTTCATAACAATGTCAAATCCTATTTCTGCAAAAAAGGCACCAAACTCTTCGGTCTCCCGGGATACAACAAGACACTTGTCGAAGAGGTGACTCCGATGTACGGCAACATCACCGACAAGTGGAACCATGTTCTGCGCAAGATCGATGCCGACAAGAAGGTCGCGACATTCGAGCATACGTATCAGATCAAAGGCAAATGGGATCCCGATCTGGAAGAGTATGAGATGACAACGAAAACCGAAATGGTTGAGATGCCGTATGACTTTATCCATGTCGTCCCGCCGATGAAAGCGGTTGACGCTGTTGCCAACTCCCCTCTTGGATGGCAAAAGGGTACTGCGAAAGGATGGCTCGCCTGCGACCGATACACTCTGCAGCACATGAAGTACAAAAATGTCTTTGGTATCGGCGATATTTTGGGGATACCCAAAGGCAAAACCGGAGGATCCGCACGCCATCACGGACCCATACTCCAGGACAACCTCATTGCGGTAATGGAAGGGAAGGAACCGACCGCCAAGTTCGACGGGTATACGGTTTGCCCCCTGAAAACCCAATACGGCAAAATCATGCTTGCCGAGTTCAATTATGATGGACCGGCCCCCTCATTCCCGCTCGATCCTACCGTTCCAAGATGGATATGGTGGGCATTCGACCTTTACATGCTCAAGCCGATGTACTGGCAGCTGATGATGCGCGGCCTCATGTAA